One genomic segment of Hippoglossus hippoglossus isolate fHipHip1 chromosome 22, fHipHip1.pri, whole genome shotgun sequence includes these proteins:
- the dglucy gene encoding D-glutamate cyclase, mitochondrial isoform X1, with protein sequence MELSGDLKCLSPAELRLLFRQNDSRIIKTTGLAEGYMQANVVILPNHLADDFEAFCHSNPASLPLLYRSQSGETSCPPLARHADIRTDMSKYRVYEKGQLVKTVSSLQSYTDQARNASEQQDVHHSHQWSDMVCFYLGCSFGFEGRLKTAGVPIRNVEQGRNVSMYRTAVPCIPAGVFSCPVVVSMRPVPAAKLDAAVEVSHLSPLAHGAPVHIGDPALLGIQDLCRPDYGDRLELQPGDVPVFWACGVTAIEAILSSKPSLAFSHSPGSMFLTDILDSPSSTIAPPSDSRNTPSTKPNPELIPLCVLVSHKPLLYSLASQRAVSRIRELERIIGEDPGQRGIQVLCTQDELLRSSLALSHSFSVAITTGFPTHYMHSPPDETDGPPGAIAMATMLLSLGKQVTMVTDRRALEMNQAIIDEAVKTGVLKTAIPLVTFEDCGPDAALHFLCHHGDPSKPRYDHLVAIERSGRAEDGNYYNMRGVNIKHLLDPIDDLFIAAKDIPGIITTGIGDGGNELGMGKLKEKVKNLMPNGSLIACDVPADYAITAGVSNWGGYAVACGLYLLHTCPSHQRYLKKGLGEETPPPQEQLQDWIANLPSVDKEESFLSTLVRFGIRSGKTGNLAMEVDGLTFHPTHSDLITRLLEVTRGSTSQNP encoded by the exons ATGGAGCTCTCGGGGGATTTGAAATGTCTGAGTCCTGCTGAATTGAGGCTGTTATTTAGGCAGAACGATTCCAGAATAATCAAAACAACTGGATTAGCTGAAG GATACATGCAGGCGAATGTGGTCATCCTGCCCAATCATCTGGCCGATGACTTTGAAGCCTTCTGTCACAGTAATCCCGCCTCCTTGCCTCTTCTTTATCGCAgccaatcaggagagacttccTGTCCGCCTCTAGCTAGACATGCCGACATAAG gaCAGATATGTCTAAGTACCGTGTGTATGAGAAGGGCCAACTCGTGAAAACAGTCTCCAGTCTGCAGAGCTACACCGATCAAGCAAG GAATGCATCAGAACAGCAGGATGTGCATCATAGCCATCAGTGGTCAGACATGGTGTGTTTCTATCTGGGCTGCAGCTTTGGCTTTGAGGGCAGACTGAAGACAGCAGGAGTCCCAATTAGGAACGTGGAGCAGGGCAGAAACGTCAGCATGTACAGG acTGCAGTTCCCTGTATTCCTGCTGGAGTGTTCAGCTGCCCTGTAGTTGTCAGTATGCGTCCTGTTCCGGCTGCAAAGCTGGATGCAGCAGTGGAGGTTTCTCATCTCAGCCCACTAGCACATGGAGCACCTGTACACATAGGAGatccag ctctcCTAGGCATACAGGACCTGTGCAGACCAGACTATGGGGACCGACTCGAGCTGCAGCCTGGTGATGTCCCTGTCTTCTGGGCCTGCGGAGTGACTGCTATAGAGGCAATACTCAGCAGCA AGCCTTCGCTGGCATTCAGTCACTCACCAGGCTCTATGTTCCTGACCGACATTCTGGACTCCCCTTCTTCCACCATAGCCCCTCCCTCTGACAGCAGGAACACTCCATCCACCAAACCCAACCCTGAGCTGATCCCCCTCTGCGTCCTGGTATCCCACAAGCCCTTGCTGTACAGCCTGGCATCTCAGAGGGCAGTGTCAAGGATCAGAGAGCTGGAGAGGATTATTGGAGAGGACCCAg GTCAACGGGGGATCCAAGTTTTATGCACTCAGGATGAACTTTTGCGCTCCAGTCTGGCTCTCTCCCACTCTTTCTCTGTTGCCATAACAACCGGCTTCCCTACACACTACATGCACAG CCCTCCTGATGAGACAGATGGGCCACCTGGAGCtattgccatggcaaccatgCTGTTGTCTCTAGGGAAACAGGTGACGATGGTAACAGACAGGAGAGCCCTGGAGATGAACCAGGCCATTATTGATGAAGCTGTGAAAACAG GTGTGCTGAAAACTGCAATCCCATTGGTCACTTTTGAAGACTGTGGACCAGACGCCGCACTGCACTTCCTGTGTCACCATGGAGACCCCAGCAAGCCCAG GTATGACCACCTTGTGGCGATAGAGCGCAGTGGAAGGGCTGAAGATGGAAATTACTACAACATGAGAGGTGTAAACATCAAACATTTGTTGGATCCTATTGATGACCTGTTTATTGCTGCCAAAGATATACCTGGAATTATCACTACAG gTATTGGAGATGGTGGTAATGAGCTGGGCATGGGTAAACtgaaggagaaggtgaagaacCTGATGCCCAATGGGAGTCTCATAGCCTGTGATGTTCCTGCTGATTACGCCATCACTGCTG GGGTGTCTAACTGGGGGGGCTATGCTGTGGCCTGTGGGCTCTACCTGCTCCACACTTGCCCTTCACACCAGCGTTACCTAAAAAAAGGTCTTGGAGAGgaaaccccacccccccaagagcagctgcaggactgGATTGCTAACCTGCCGTCTGTGGACAAG gaaGAGTCTTTCCTCTCCACGCTGGTGCGGTTTGGAATAAGAAGTGGGAAAACTGGTAACCTGGCCATGGAGGTGGATGGTTTGACCTTTCACCCCACACACTCTGACTTAATCACCAGACTACTGGAGGTCACACGAGGCTCCACCTCTCAAAACCCCTGA
- the dglucy gene encoding D-glutamate cyclase, mitochondrial isoform X2, translating into MELSGDLKCLSAAELRLLFRQNDSRIIKTTGLAEGYMQANVVILPNHLADDFEAFCHSNPASLPLLYRSQSGETSCPPLARHADIRTDMSKYRVYEKGQLVKTVSSLQSYTDQARNASEQQDVHHSHQWSDMVCFYLGCSFGFEGRLKTAGVPIRNVEQGRNVSMYRTAVPCIPAGVFSCPVVVSMRPVPAAKLDAAVEVSHLSPLAHGAPVHIGDPALLGIQDLCRPDYGDRLELQPGDVPVFWACGVTAIEAILSSKPSLAFSHSPGSMFLTDILDSPSSTIAPPSDSRNTPSTKPNPELIPLCVLVSHKPLLYSLASQRAVSRIRELERIIGEDPGQRGIQVLCTQDELLRSSLALSHSFSVAITTGFPTHYMHSPPDETDGPPGAIAMATMLLSLGKQVTMVTDRRALEMNQAIIDEAVKTGVLKTAIPLVTFEDCGPDAALHFLCHHGDPSKPRYDHLVAIERSGRAEDGNYYNMRGVNIKHLLDPIDDLFIAAKDIPGIITTGIGDGGNELGMGKLKEKVKNLMPNGSLIACDVPADYAITAGVSNWGGYAVACGLYLLHTCPSHQRYLKKGLGEETPPPQEQLQDWIANLPSVDKEESFLSTLVRFGIRSGKTGNLAMEVDGLTFHPTHSDLITRLLEVTRGSTSQNP; encoded by the exons ATGGAGCTCTCGGGGGATTTGAAATGTCTGAGTGCTGCTGAATTGAGGCTGTTATTTAGGCAGAACGATTCCAGAATAATCAAAACAACTGGATTAGCTGAAG GATACATGCAGGCGAATGTGGTCATCCTGCCCAATCATCTGGCCGATGACTTTGAAGCCTTCTGTCACAGTAATCCCGCCTCCTTGCCTCTTCTTTATCGCAgccaatcaggagagacttccTGTCCGCCTCTAGCTAGACATGCCGACATAAG gaCAGATATGTCTAAGTACCGTGTGTATGAGAAGGGCCAACTCGTGAAAACAGTCTCCAGTCTGCAGAGCTACACCGATCAAGCAAG GAATGCATCAGAACAGCAGGATGTGCATCATAGCCATCAGTGGTCAGACATGGTGTGTTTCTATCTGGGCTGCAGCTTTGGCTTTGAGGGCAGACTGAAGACAGCAGGAGTCCCAATTAGGAACGTGGAGCAGGGCAGAAACGTCAGCATGTACAGG acTGCAGTTCCCTGTATTCCTGCTGGAGTGTTCAGCTGCCCTGTAGTTGTCAGTATGCGTCCTGTTCCGGCTGCAAAGCTGGATGCAGCAGTGGAGGTTTCTCATCTCAGCCCACTAGCACATGGAGCACCTGTACACATAGGAGatccag ctctcCTAGGCATACAGGACCTGTGCAGACCAGACTATGGGGACCGACTCGAGCTGCAGCCTGGTGATGTCCCTGTCTTCTGGGCCTGCGGAGTGACTGCTATAGAGGCAATACTCAGCAGCA AGCCTTCGCTGGCATTCAGTCACTCACCAGGCTCTATGTTCCTGACCGACATTCTGGACTCCCCTTCTTCCACCATAGCCCCTCCCTCTGACAGCAGGAACACTCCATCCACCAAACCCAACCCTGAGCTGATCCCCCTCTGCGTCCTGGTATCCCACAAGCCCTTGCTGTACAGCCTGGCATCTCAGAGGGCAGTGTCAAGGATCAGAGAGCTGGAGAGGATTATTGGAGAGGACCCAg GTCAACGGGGGATCCAAGTTTTATGCACTCAGGATGAACTTTTGCGCTCCAGTCTGGCTCTCTCCCACTCTTTCTCTGTTGCCATAACAACCGGCTTCCCTACACACTACATGCACAG CCCTCCTGATGAGACAGATGGGCCACCTGGAGCtattgccatggcaaccatgCTGTTGTCTCTAGGGAAACAGGTGACGATGGTAACAGACAGGAGAGCCCTGGAGATGAACCAGGCCATTATTGATGAAGCTGTGAAAACAG GTGTGCTGAAAACTGCAATCCCATTGGTCACTTTTGAAGACTGTGGACCAGACGCCGCACTGCACTTCCTGTGTCACCATGGAGACCCCAGCAAGCCCAG GTATGACCACCTTGTGGCGATAGAGCGCAGTGGAAGGGCTGAAGATGGAAATTACTACAACATGAGAGGTGTAAACATCAAACATTTGTTGGATCCTATTGATGACCTGTTTATTGCTGCCAAAGATATACCTGGAATTATCACTACAG gTATTGGAGATGGTGGTAATGAGCTGGGCATGGGTAAACtgaaggagaaggtgaagaacCTGATGCCCAATGGGAGTCTCATAGCCTGTGATGTTCCTGCTGATTACGCCATCACTGCTG GGGTGTCTAACTGGGGGGGCTATGCTGTGGCCTGTGGGCTCTACCTGCTCCACACTTGCCCTTCACACCAGCGTTACCTAAAAAAAGGTCTTGGAGAGgaaaccccacccccccaagagcagctgcaggactgGATTGCTAACCTGCCGTCTGTGGACAAG gaaGAGTCTTTCCTCTCCACGCTGGTGCGGTTTGGAATAAGAAGTGGGAAAACTGGTAACCTGGCCATGGAGGTGGATGGTTTGACCTTTCACCCCACACACTCTGACTTAATCACCAGACTACTGGAGGTCACACGAGGCTCCACCTCTCAAAACCCCTGA
- the dglucy gene encoding D-glutamate cyclase, mitochondrial isoform X4, whose translation MFSQLPQGVFYLCNGCHVSQSGETSCPPLARHADIRTDMSKYRVYEKGQLVKTVSSLQSYTDQARNASEQQDVHHSHQWSDMVCFYLGCSFGFEGRLKTAGVPIRNVEQGRNVSMYRTAVPCIPAGVFSCPVVVSMRPVPAAKLDAAVEVSHLSPLAHGAPVHIGDPALLGIQDLCRPDYGDRLELQPGDVPVFWACGVTAIEAILSSKPSLAFSHSPGSMFLTDILDSPSSTIAPPSDSRNTPSTKPNPELIPLCVLVSHKPLLYSLASQRAVSRIRELERIIGEDPGQRGIQVLCTQDELLRSSLALSHSFSVAITTGFPTHYMHSPPDETDGPPGAIAMATMLLSLGKQVTMVTDRRALEMNQAIIDEAVKTGVLKTAIPLVTFEDCGPDAALHFLCHHGDPSKPRYDHLVAIERSGRAEDGNYYNMRGVNIKHLLDPIDDLFIAAKDIPGIITTGIGDGGNELGMGKLKEKVKNLMPNGSLIACDVPADYAITAGVSNWGGYAVACGLYLLHTCPSHQRYLKKGLGEETPPPQEQLQDWIANLPSVDKEESFLSTLVRFGIRSGKTGNLAMEVDGLTFHPTHSDLITRLLEVTRGSTSQNP comes from the exons ATGTTCTCTCAGTTACCTCAGGGGGTTTTCTACCTCTGCAATGGATGCCATGTCAG ccaatcaggagagacttccTGTCCGCCTCTAGCTAGACATGCCGACATAAG gaCAGATATGTCTAAGTACCGTGTGTATGAGAAGGGCCAACTCGTGAAAACAGTCTCCAGTCTGCAGAGCTACACCGATCAAGCAAG GAATGCATCAGAACAGCAGGATGTGCATCATAGCCATCAGTGGTCAGACATGGTGTGTTTCTATCTGGGCTGCAGCTTTGGCTTTGAGGGCAGACTGAAGACAGCAGGAGTCCCAATTAGGAACGTGGAGCAGGGCAGAAACGTCAGCATGTACAGG acTGCAGTTCCCTGTATTCCTGCTGGAGTGTTCAGCTGCCCTGTAGTTGTCAGTATGCGTCCTGTTCCGGCTGCAAAGCTGGATGCAGCAGTGGAGGTTTCTCATCTCAGCCCACTAGCACATGGAGCACCTGTACACATAGGAGatccag ctctcCTAGGCATACAGGACCTGTGCAGACCAGACTATGGGGACCGACTCGAGCTGCAGCCTGGTGATGTCCCTGTCTTCTGGGCCTGCGGAGTGACTGCTATAGAGGCAATACTCAGCAGCA AGCCTTCGCTGGCATTCAGTCACTCACCAGGCTCTATGTTCCTGACCGACATTCTGGACTCCCCTTCTTCCACCATAGCCCCTCCCTCTGACAGCAGGAACACTCCATCCACCAAACCCAACCCTGAGCTGATCCCCCTCTGCGTCCTGGTATCCCACAAGCCCTTGCTGTACAGCCTGGCATCTCAGAGGGCAGTGTCAAGGATCAGAGAGCTGGAGAGGATTATTGGAGAGGACCCAg GTCAACGGGGGATCCAAGTTTTATGCACTCAGGATGAACTTTTGCGCTCCAGTCTGGCTCTCTCCCACTCTTTCTCTGTTGCCATAACAACCGGCTTCCCTACACACTACATGCACAG CCCTCCTGATGAGACAGATGGGCCACCTGGAGCtattgccatggcaaccatgCTGTTGTCTCTAGGGAAACAGGTGACGATGGTAACAGACAGGAGAGCCCTGGAGATGAACCAGGCCATTATTGATGAAGCTGTGAAAACAG GTGTGCTGAAAACTGCAATCCCATTGGTCACTTTTGAAGACTGTGGACCAGACGCCGCACTGCACTTCCTGTGTCACCATGGAGACCCCAGCAAGCCCAG GTATGACCACCTTGTGGCGATAGAGCGCAGTGGAAGGGCTGAAGATGGAAATTACTACAACATGAGAGGTGTAAACATCAAACATTTGTTGGATCCTATTGATGACCTGTTTATTGCTGCCAAAGATATACCTGGAATTATCACTACAG gTATTGGAGATGGTGGTAATGAGCTGGGCATGGGTAAACtgaaggagaaggtgaagaacCTGATGCCCAATGGGAGTCTCATAGCCTGTGATGTTCCTGCTGATTACGCCATCACTGCTG GGGTGTCTAACTGGGGGGGCTATGCTGTGGCCTGTGGGCTCTACCTGCTCCACACTTGCCCTTCACACCAGCGTTACCTAAAAAAAGGTCTTGGAGAGgaaaccccacccccccaagagcagctgcaggactgGATTGCTAACCTGCCGTCTGTGGACAAG gaaGAGTCTTTCCTCTCCACGCTGGTGCGGTTTGGAATAAGAAGTGGGAAAACTGGTAACCTGGCCATGGAGGTGGATGGTTTGACCTTTCACCCCACACACTCTGACTTAATCACCAGACTACTGGAGGTCACACGAGGCTCCACCTCTCAAAACCCCTGA
- the dglucy gene encoding D-glutamate cyclase, mitochondrial isoform X3 codes for MLTAVRATRCSLSYLRGFSTSAMDAMSGYMQANVVILPNHLADDFEAFCHSNPASLPLLYRSQSGETSCPPLARHADIRTDMSKYRVYEKGQLVKTVSSLQSYTDQARNASEQQDVHHSHQWSDMVCFYLGCSFGFEGRLKTAGVPIRNVEQGRNVSMYRTAVPCIPAGVFSCPVVVSMRPVPAAKLDAAVEVSHLSPLAHGAPVHIGDPALLGIQDLCRPDYGDRLELQPGDVPVFWACGVTAIEAILSSKPSLAFSHSPGSMFLTDILDSPSSTIAPPSDSRNTPSTKPNPELIPLCVLVSHKPLLYSLASQRAVSRIRELERIIGEDPGQRGIQVLCTQDELLRSSLALSHSFSVAITTGFPTHYMHSPPDETDGPPGAIAMATMLLSLGKQVTMVTDRRALEMNQAIIDEAVKTGVLKTAIPLVTFEDCGPDAALHFLCHHGDPSKPRYDHLVAIERSGRAEDGNYYNMRGVNIKHLLDPIDDLFIAAKDIPGIITTGIGDGGNELGMGKLKEKVKNLMPNGSLIACDVPADYAITAGVSNWGGYAVACGLYLLHTCPSHQRYLKKGLGEETPPPQEQLQDWIANLPSVDKEESFLSTLVRFGIRSGKTGNLAMEVDGLTFHPTHSDLITRLLEVTRGSTSQNP; via the exons ATGCTTACTGCGGTCAGAGCCACAAGATGTTCTCTCAGTTACCTCAGGGGGTTTTCTACCTCTGCAATGGATGCCATGTCAG GATACATGCAGGCGAATGTGGTCATCCTGCCCAATCATCTGGCCGATGACTTTGAAGCCTTCTGTCACAGTAATCCCGCCTCCTTGCCTCTTCTTTATCGCAgccaatcaggagagacttccTGTCCGCCTCTAGCTAGACATGCCGACATAAG gaCAGATATGTCTAAGTACCGTGTGTATGAGAAGGGCCAACTCGTGAAAACAGTCTCCAGTCTGCAGAGCTACACCGATCAAGCAAG GAATGCATCAGAACAGCAGGATGTGCATCATAGCCATCAGTGGTCAGACATGGTGTGTTTCTATCTGGGCTGCAGCTTTGGCTTTGAGGGCAGACTGAAGACAGCAGGAGTCCCAATTAGGAACGTGGAGCAGGGCAGAAACGTCAGCATGTACAGG acTGCAGTTCCCTGTATTCCTGCTGGAGTGTTCAGCTGCCCTGTAGTTGTCAGTATGCGTCCTGTTCCGGCTGCAAAGCTGGATGCAGCAGTGGAGGTTTCTCATCTCAGCCCACTAGCACATGGAGCACCTGTACACATAGGAGatccag ctctcCTAGGCATACAGGACCTGTGCAGACCAGACTATGGGGACCGACTCGAGCTGCAGCCTGGTGATGTCCCTGTCTTCTGGGCCTGCGGAGTGACTGCTATAGAGGCAATACTCAGCAGCA AGCCTTCGCTGGCATTCAGTCACTCACCAGGCTCTATGTTCCTGACCGACATTCTGGACTCCCCTTCTTCCACCATAGCCCCTCCCTCTGACAGCAGGAACACTCCATCCACCAAACCCAACCCTGAGCTGATCCCCCTCTGCGTCCTGGTATCCCACAAGCCCTTGCTGTACAGCCTGGCATCTCAGAGGGCAGTGTCAAGGATCAGAGAGCTGGAGAGGATTATTGGAGAGGACCCAg GTCAACGGGGGATCCAAGTTTTATGCACTCAGGATGAACTTTTGCGCTCCAGTCTGGCTCTCTCCCACTCTTTCTCTGTTGCCATAACAACCGGCTTCCCTACACACTACATGCACAG CCCTCCTGATGAGACAGATGGGCCACCTGGAGCtattgccatggcaaccatgCTGTTGTCTCTAGGGAAACAGGTGACGATGGTAACAGACAGGAGAGCCCTGGAGATGAACCAGGCCATTATTGATGAAGCTGTGAAAACAG GTGTGCTGAAAACTGCAATCCCATTGGTCACTTTTGAAGACTGTGGACCAGACGCCGCACTGCACTTCCTGTGTCACCATGGAGACCCCAGCAAGCCCAG GTATGACCACCTTGTGGCGATAGAGCGCAGTGGAAGGGCTGAAGATGGAAATTACTACAACATGAGAGGTGTAAACATCAAACATTTGTTGGATCCTATTGATGACCTGTTTATTGCTGCCAAAGATATACCTGGAATTATCACTACAG gTATTGGAGATGGTGGTAATGAGCTGGGCATGGGTAAACtgaaggagaaggtgaagaacCTGATGCCCAATGGGAGTCTCATAGCCTGTGATGTTCCTGCTGATTACGCCATCACTGCTG GGGTGTCTAACTGGGGGGGCTATGCTGTGGCCTGTGGGCTCTACCTGCTCCACACTTGCCCTTCACACCAGCGTTACCTAAAAAAAGGTCTTGGAGAGgaaaccccacccccccaagagcagctgcaggactgGATTGCTAACCTGCCGTCTGTGGACAAG gaaGAGTCTTTCCTCTCCACGCTGGTGCGGTTTGGAATAAGAAGTGGGAAAACTGGTAACCTGGCCATGGAGGTGGATGGTTTGACCTTTCACCCCACACACTCTGACTTAATCACCAGACTACTGGAGGTCACACGAGGCTCCACCTCTCAAAACCCCTGA